A window from Solanum stenotomum isolate F172 chromosome 5, ASM1918654v1, whole genome shotgun sequence encodes these proteins:
- the LOC125865393 gene encoding dirigent protein 22-like: protein MKKFLFMICLLIAIANLHSTLGLNLSPKGVEKWFKNLSHAKEKMTKFHFYFHDIVSGNDPSAIQIAQANITSLSPTSFGLVRMMDNPMTIGPNINSEVNIEVLIGRAQGIYGFTSFEDRELLMTFNFVFTQGKYNGSTLSILGHNRVSREYRELPVVGGSGVFRLARGTVTARTYWYNATTRDVIIECHVIILHY from the exons atgaagaaatttttGTTTATGATTTGCTTGTTAATTGCAATTGCTAATTTGCATTCAACTCTTGGGCTTAATTTAAGTCCAAAAGGAGTTGAAAAATGGTTCAAGAATTTATCACATGCAAAGGAAAAAATGACcaaatttcacttttattttcatgatattgTGAGTGGAAATGATCCATCAGCAATTCAGATAGCACAAGCCAATATTACCTCTTTGTCACCCACATCTTTTGGGTTAGTGAGGATGATGGACAACCCAATGACTATTGGACCAAATATCAATTCCGAGGTAAATATTGAAGTCT TAATTGGTCGAGCTCAAGGAATATATGGCTTCACCTCGTTTGAAGATAGAGAACTACTTATGACTTTTAACTTTGTGTTCACCCAAGGCAAGTACAATGGCAGCACACTCAGTATCCTCGGACACAATCGAGTGTCTCGCGAGTATCGTGAGTTGCCGGTGGTTGGTGGTTCTGGTGTTTTCCGGCTAGCACGAGGTACTGTGACGGCGAGAACTTATTGGTACAATGCCACTACTCGTGATGTAATAATTGAATGTCATgttataattttacattattga
- the LOC125865377 gene encoding transcription factor VOZ1: MRKVSKRGACKSASHQLFKDRAKNRVDDLQGVLTNLQSARKESRTYDVGLLEEQVHQMLREWKSELNEPSPASSLQGGSRVSSSADIYRLLLGEEEDDASSALAAPKPEPDAQKVSVTGFQEGFNVTQVLQEQGFQLVDQCKGLPLMVNNTGVNNLGIATQLDYHSFDLHHEYDQQYLPGFDALNLCLEDAMPPIHISPPPSAFLGPKCALWDCPRPAMGSDWCQKSQDYCSDYHASLAPNEGYPGSPPVVRPMGIGLKDNLLFQALSAKAHGKDVGVPECEGAATAKSPWNAPELFDLKVVEGEIIREWLFFDKPRRAFESGNRKQRSLPDYNGRGWHESRKQMMNEFGGLKRSYYMDPQPMKNLEWHLYEYEINKYDACALYRLELKLVDGKKIPKGKISNVSVADLQKQMGRLTAEFPLDNKRTVKGRVKANMKYVGNIHAAPVPIVPTCEGFDYGNSDPYDYLVDDLDGYFIT; this comes from the exons ATGAGGAAGGTTTCAAAGAGGGGTGCATGTAAGTCTGCATCACACCAGCTCTTCAAAGACAGAGCAAAGAACCGTGTGGATGATCTGCAGGGTGTATTAACTAATCTACAATCTGCAAGGAAGGAAAGCCGAACGTACGATGTTGGGTTGCTTGAAGAGCAAGTCCACCAGATGCTGCGTGAATGGAAATCTGAGCTTAATGAGCCATCACCGGCTTCTTCTTTGCAG GGAGGAAGCCGTGTGTCATCATCAGCAGATATCTATAGACTGCTATTGGGTGAGGAAGAAGATGATGCCAGCAGTGCATTAGCTGCACCTAAGCCTGAGCCTGATGCTCAAAAAGTTAGCGTTACTGGTTTTCAAGAG GGTTTCAATGTAACTCAGGTGCTGCAGGAGCAAGGTTTCCAGTTGGTTGATCAATGCAAAGGCTTGCCTTTAATGGTTAATAACACAGGAGTCAACAATCTTGGCATTGCAACACAATTGGATTACCATTCTTTTGATTTGCATCATGAATACGATCAGCAGTACTTACCTGGATTTGATGCTTTAAATCTCTGCCTAGAGGATGCTATGCCTCCTATTCATATTAGTCCTCCACCCTCTGCTTTCCTGGGGCCGAAATGTGCACTTTGGGATTGTCCTCGGCCTGCGATGGGGTCAGACTGGTGTCAGAAGTCTCAAGACTACTGCAGCGACTATCATGCTTCTCTTGCACCTAATGAAGGCTATCCTGGGAGCCCTCCAGTTGTTCGGCCAATGGGTATTGGCTTAAAGGATAATTTGCTTTTTCAAGCTCTTAGTGCAAAAGCACATGGAAAAGATGTTGGTGTTCCCGAGTGTGAGGGTGCTGCCACGGCAAAGTCCCCCTGGAATGCACCTG AGCTATTTGATCTTAAAGTTGTTGAAGGTGAAATAATTAGGGAGTGGCTTTTCTTTGATAAGCCTCGAAGAGCATTTGAAAGTGGAAACAGGAAGCAGAGGTCTTTGCCAGATTATAATGGACGGGGTTGGCACGAGTCAAGGAAGCAAATGATGAATGAATTTGGTGGGTTGAAGAGATCCTACTACATGGATCCACAACCGATGAAAAATCTAGAATGGCATCTTTACGAGTATGAGATCAACAAGTATGATGCATGTGCCTTGTACAGATTGGAACTGAAACTTGTTGATGGGAAAAAGATTCCCAAAGGGAAGATAAGCAATGTATCAGTTGCTGATTTGCAAAAGCAAATGGGAAGACTAACTGCTGAATTTCCTTTGGACAACAAGCGAACTGTGAAGGGCAGAGTGAAGGCCAATATGAAGTATGTGGGAAACATTCATGCTGCTCCGGTTCCAATTGTTCCAACTTGTGAAGGATTTGATTATGGGAATAGCGACCCTTATGACTATCTTGTCGACGATCTGGATGGCTACTTCATAACGTAA
- the LOC125865388 gene encoding uncharacterized protein LOC125865388: MVLPLLKLGTLALRTLSKPIAARLKKEAGLHPKFRNFIISIAQANHRITTTMQRRIYGHATDVGIRPLNEEKAVQAAVDLLGELFVFSVAGAIVVFEVQRNSRSEAKKEELRRQEMEKLRLRDEALEKEIKGLQSKIQELEQLARGKGLAGMFNFRIPHIGEGKSATPA; encoded by the exons ATGGTCCTTCCATTATTGAAGTTAGGGACACTTGCTTTGAGAACTTTGAGTAAACCCATTGCTGCTAGGCTTAAGAAAGAAGCTGGGTTGCATCCCAAATTCCGTAATTTCATCATCAGCATCGCCCAG GCGAATCACCGGATAACAACAACCATGCAAAGACGGATATATGGCCATGCAACTGATGTTGGAATACGACCTTTGAATGAAGAGAAAGCGGTTCAAGCCGCTGTTGATCTTCTGGGGGAACTATTTGTTTTCTCG GTCGCAGGTGCTATTGTTGTATTTGAGGTGCAAAGGAATTCTCGGTCAGAGGCTAAGAAGGAGGAACTTCGTAGGCAAGAAATGGAG AAATTGAGACTACGAGATGAAGCATTGGAAAAGGAGATTAAGGGCCTTCAAAGCAAAATTCAAGAGCTGGAACAGCTAGCTAGGGGAAAGGGACTTGCTGGTATGTTCAATTTCAGAATTCCTCATATTGGAGAAGGCAAGTCAGCAACACCAGCATGA
- the LOC125865392 gene encoding transcription elongation factor 1 homolog, with protein sequence MGKRKAKSKPPPKKRMDKLDTVFSCPFCSHGTSVECRIDMKNLIGEANCRICQESFSTTVTALTEPIDIYSEWIDECERVNNYEEEDVSYRS encoded by the exons ATGGGAAAGAGGAAGGCAAAATCAAAGCCACCTCCAAAGAAGAGGATGGACAAACTTGATACTGTTTTCAGCTGTCCTTTCTGTAGCCATGGCACCAGCGTGGAATGTCGCAT TGATATGAAAAACTTGATTGGTGAGGCAAATTGCAGAATCTGCCAAGAGAGCTTCAGCACCACTGTCACAG CGCTAACAGAACCTATTGATAT ATATAGTGAATGGATCGACGAGTGTGAACGAGTCAACAACTACGAAGAAGAAGATGTTTCTTATAGATCCTGA